One segment of Gammaproteobacteria bacterium DNA contains the following:
- the cas3 gene encoding CRISPR-associated helicase Cas3', which translates to MNDDLLLSHYQPTLQLRQHLAQVRASAEFLLAGHSQQTRERRPETAPMLTALARGHDLGKGSPAFQTYIRNPLKYRGDAHAKEHSALSAALATLWAKSQGWEALPTLALVQAIAGHHAGFATLDYLENRLRLDEDDLLLEQWAGLNREALGQATGLALEGTEGEFEDARRWLFRRQKVAERLQALTLAEAVRFRLWTQFLFSLLLEADKAFLALREEKLRRYFQQPRPVLRPEWVDKRLTQLPQTPLNALRRQLRQRIVDDAEQGERCCTLTLPTGTGKTLLAATWALRQREQLAKEGPPPRIIIALPFLSIVDQTEQEYRQLLGLDPASNAQSDRLLASHSLSQREYESEDQPLGSGYTRFYLDTWRAEVIVTTFDQLLLALFAPRTRHQMRFHALMDALIILDEVQTLPCRLWDVVDQALRGLTEEGNSRVLLMSATQPALLTGAHELVGDAAQVAKIFSEFRRYRLVLQHLCPRSLDDFIAGLLPRVLDWQQEGRRALITLNTRASAKAVWKAVDECLPEIPVWLISADVTPRDRLAKIAAIKTGQMGVVVSTQTVEAGVDIDMDIVIRDFAPLDALIQVAGRCNRHNHLGEYGGRVEVTALCNATGRDYAGMIYDPVLLDITREALSELAKAVSEESVLTLSQRYFNLVKARKNTGADLTEAFARWGEMPDMHTLLRGGAEQIAFLVLAEGEEWLRERMEQALAVADRWERRESLRALAADIQKRTVSVYAKRGFHPEDYAEPLGPFWLLRPGYYDSESGLDLRLDEEDPATCIF; encoded by the coding sequence TTGAACGACGACCTTCTGCTTTCCCACTATCAGCCGACCCTGCAACTGCGACAACATCTCGCGCAGGTGCGGGCATCAGCAGAATTTCTGCTGGCTGGCCATTCCCAACAGACCCGCGAACGACGCCCGGAAACAGCGCCGATGCTGACTGCCTTGGCGCGCGGCCACGATCTCGGCAAGGGCAGTCCCGCGTTTCAGACCTATATCCGCAATCCACTGAAATATCGTGGTGATGCTCACGCCAAAGAACATTCGGCGTTATCGGCAGCACTGGCTACGCTGTGGGCCAAATCTCAAGGTTGGGAAGCATTGCCTACGTTGGCGCTGGTCCAGGCTATTGCCGGTCATCATGCGGGATTCGCTACGCTGGATTATTTGGAGAATCGCTTACGATTGGATGAAGACGACTTGCTGCTGGAGCAATGGGCAGGGTTGAATCGGGAGGCGCTGGGACAAGCGACTGGGCTGGCGCTGGAGGGAACAGAGGGCGAATTTGAGGATGCCCGGCGCTGGTTATTTCGGCGGCAGAAAGTTGCTGAGCGATTACAGGCGCTGACTTTGGCGGAAGCGGTGCGTTTTCGATTGTGGACGCAGTTTCTCTTTTCGTTGCTGCTGGAGGCGGATAAAGCCTTTCTGGCGCTGCGTGAGGAGAAATTGCGGCGCTATTTTCAACAACCACGCCCGGTGTTACGACCGGAGTGGGTTGATAAGCGGCTCACACAATTGCCGCAGACGCCGCTGAATGCCTTACGACGACAATTGCGTCAGCGAATCGTTGATGATGCAGAGCAGGGAGAACGCTGTTGCACACTAACCTTACCCACCGGCACCGGGAAAACACTGTTAGCGGCAACTTGGGCGCTGCGTCAACGAGAACAGTTAGCAAAGGAAGGACCACCGCCGCGCATTATTATCGCGCTGCCGTTTCTGTCCATCGTCGATCAGACCGAGCAGGAATATCGTCAATTGCTGGGACTGGATCCGGCAAGCAACGCGCAATCAGATCGACTCTTGGCCAGTCACTCACTATCGCAACGTGAATACGAGTCAGAGGATCAACCCTTGGGGTCGGGCTACACACGGTTTTATCTGGATACCTGGCGAGCCGAAGTCATTGTGACCACTTTCGATCAATTATTGCTGGCGTTGTTTGCGCCACGCACTCGGCATCAGATGCGCTTTCATGCCTTGATGGACGCACTGATTATTCTGGACGAAGTGCAAACCTTGCCATGCCGATTGTGGGATGTAGTGGATCAGGCACTGCGAGGACTAACTGAAGAGGGCAATAGCCGGGTGTTGTTGATGTCCGCAACCCAACCAGCGTTATTGACTGGAGCGCACGAACTGGTGGGCGATGCGGCGCAGGTTGCTAAAATTTTTTCAGAGTTCCGACGGTACCGGCTGGTCTTGCAGCATCTTTGCCCACGAAGCCTGGACGATTTCATCGCCGGATTGTTGCCGCGTGTACTGGACTGGCAGCAGGAAGGGCGGCGAGCATTGATTACGCTGAATACTCGTGCGTCAGCCAAAGCGGTATGGAAAGCCGTCGATGAATGTTTGCCCGAGATTCCGGTGTGGTTGATTAGCGCTGATGTGACGCCTCGCGACCGGTTGGCGAAGATTGCCGCTATCAAGACTGGACAGATGGGCGTGGTGGTGTCCACGCAGACCGTGGAGGCGGGGGTCGATATCGATATGGATATAGTGATCCGTGATTTTGCACCGTTGGATGCGTTAATCCAAGTTGCTGGGCGTTGCAATCGTCATAACCACTTGGGCGAATACGGCGGACGGGTTGAGGTAACAGCACTGTGTAACGCGACTGGACGCGATTATGCCGGAATGATCTATGATCCGGTTTTGCTGGACATAACTCGTGAAGCGCTGAGTGAGCTTGCTAAAGCGGTATCTGAAGAATCGGTGCTGACCTTGAGCCAGCGCTACTTCAATTTGGTCAAGGCCCGTAAAAACACAGGTGCAGATTTGACTGAAGCGTTTGCGCGTTGGGGAGAAATGCCGGATATGCATACGTTATTACGCGGCGGAGCTGAACAGATTGCGTTTCTGGTATTGGCTGAAGGCGAGGAATGGTTACGTGAACGGATGGAACAGGCATTAGCGGTCGCTGATCGCTGGGAACGGCGTGAATCGTTACGAGCGTTGGCCGCAGATATCCAGAAGCGGACAGTGAGTGTCTATGCAAAACGTGGCTTTCACCCAGAGGATTATGCTGAACCGCTCGGGCCATTTTGGTTATTGCGTCCTGGTTATTACGACTCCGAAAGCGGGTTGGATTTGCGGCTTGATGAGGAGGATCCCGCAACATGCATCTTTTAA
- the cas5 gene encoding CRISPR-associated protein Cas5, which translates to MDILSFRWSAKYGHFLRAEANVNALSYPAPPRTAVLGMLAAILGLEKDALAIELAEIRVAVGGAVPSRFWHRVKLRKDPPTALPWEVKRNQRGTENPAPEKATLLNQEWLLKPDFRVQIAWPEQPARFAELVERIRERRWHFSPCMGLSELLCDVEFVACQTAKPLPAGRHIVQGLCPAEKVGLVATDGLGVHLLRLPHSVSAERVFRHVPYYLEHRGQPFPVETDVAWQTGNWTGLFL; encoded by the coding sequence ATGGACATCCTTAGTTTTCGCTGGTCGGCCAAATACGGTCACTTCCTGCGCGCCGAGGCCAACGTGAACGCTCTTAGTTATCCCGCGCCGCCGCGAACAGCAGTGTTGGGCATGTTGGCGGCGATTCTCGGTTTGGAAAAGGACGCGCTTGCGATTGAATTAGCCGAAATTCGGGTCGCAGTAGGCGGCGCGGTTCCCTCGCGGTTCTGGCATCGAGTCAAATTGCGTAAAGATCCGCCGACGGCATTGCCGTGGGAGGTCAAGCGCAATCAACGGGGTACGGAGAATCCCGCCCCGGAAAAGGCGACGTTGCTGAATCAGGAATGGTTGCTCAAGCCGGATTTCCGGGTGCAGATCGCCTGGCCGGAGCAACCGGCGCGTTTTGCCGAACTGGTCGAGCGGATTCGAGAGCGACGCTGGCACTTCAGCCCGTGCATGGGTCTGTCGGAATTGCTGTGCGATGTAGAGTTTGTGGCCTGCCAGACCGCCAAGCCGTTGCCAGCCGGTCGCCATATCGTGCAGGGGTTATGCCCCGCTGAGAAGGTAGGTCTGGTCGCAACCGATGGCCTTGGTGTTCATCTCCTGAGATTGCCGCATAGCGTTAGCGCCGAGCGGGTTTTCCGCCATGTTCCTTACTATCTGGAACATCGTGGACAACCGTTTCCGGTAGAAACGGACGTTGCTTGGCAAACTGGTAACTGGACGGGATTATTCCTTTGA